The stretch of DNA TGCATCATGTgacttcctaattttttttttcacattaccccatagatgccacatacaagCGTAATGTGGTACATTATTGTACACACCAGCAACAACTTTTATAATGCTTGGGTTTCGATCGGAAACTACACACATAAGTTCTCTTTCACCGTATGCTTCAGTTAGATTCTGAAAGAACCATGTCCAGGATTCGTCATTTTCAGAATCTACTATTCCATATGCCAATGGAAATATATGGCCTGAACATGGAACAAATACATTAAAAGTACGATagatacaaacattaaaaaaatcatatgtatttttcaaatacataCAGCTGGAAAAAAGTTTAACTGAAATTTAACACATAAACATAACTCATACctataatacatataaatatatctgGAACCATATCCTTCTCCCAATCAACATTCacaaaaaattgaataagtaCTCTATAAAAATCTATAACTTACCAATTATGTGaatgaaatttatttcataaacataattcacaactttaatataaattcatatatctaaaacataacaaataaatagTACAAAGATAAATATGCTGTGCATGTATATAATAAACACATACATCTTTTCATAGAGTCAAATACATTTTGAGAATAGTTTACCGGCTCCATCCATGGTACATGCAGCTACAAATGTGCCATTGTACAGTCCTCTGAGATAACTTGCATTAACAACTATCACAGGTCTACAGTGATCGAACCCTTGTATGAATGTAGTTAGTGAGACAACAATATACAAAAACTCATTATCTTTATGCTTTTTCATTCGTATATGTGAACCTAGGTAAGTAGTGTTCAAAACATGAATGTATGCAGGTAGTTTTCCGTATGATGCCGACGGTTTCCCTCTCAAATCTTCAAGTGCTTATTCCTTAGCTCGCCAACACATAATATACGTCAAATACATACCAAGGTCTTCCTTCATGTCACTTTTGATTTCAGTCGCACTGTACTTTCTTTTGTGGTTTTTAAACTTTTGTTTCACCATATCTCCAATCAACTTACTAGTAGCATGAAACTtaggataaatcttatcctttATCGGACATATGTGTTCGGGTAAGAATTCTCTAACACAAAACATTCCTGATTTGTTGATATTAGATGCAcgaaataaaaaatcacaattacgTGATTTGCATATTAATGTATaactgcaaaaaaaaaagatgaaatataatttacaacatgtaaaaaaaaattaatctatatgtattttttaaatacatatgttgtaataCAATTTaacaagaagaaaacaacaaatttTATATACATGACAAACTTACCAGGTTTTACTTGATCTAACAGTCATGATTGAAACTTCTCTCGAATCGTGTAATCCTTCATCACAGATTTTAACACCCTTTTCGAGATATAAACTTGTtcaacctcaatatgtttgtgatgTGGGTCCGAGATAATTACTTTAGCTGCATCAATATCCAATACATCCAAACATTCATCTAAATTAGTAACTATCAACACTCTTTCAGTACTTGTATTCACAACGTTACGCGCAGTGATAGACAGATTCATACTCGCAGCGTTACATATTGATGAACTAACCAATTCATTGAATCTATCCTTTTCTGAAACACTTATGTACAAGGGCAAAGCACTCATTGCCTTTACCTCCCTTTTCTGCATAATGTAAACCTTCAAATCCATGTCATTACATATACGTATTTTACCTTCAATAGCTGTTAACTGATATTCAATTTGAATGTTTTTGCGTGTCAAATCGACATCCATGTGCGAAGCTAGTACTTCACGCAGTTGGTTGTATGATGCGTTTATGCTCAACAATATTGCATCACTGATGtaatcttcatattgttgttcaATGTTGTTCATACTACCAGTATGTTTAATGAGAACAGGTATGCTTCCCATCGTCAAGGTCCAGAACactacaaaatattaaatacaaattCAATTATACAATATGTACTGCATACAATTAATAATTTGTATATAcacaatcaaaaaaaaattcccacgaaaaattaatttttcatcagAATAATGTGTATCATCTACTACaatttaaatttatcatttaagAAGTTTAATTTAGTTTCATACATACATGATGAAAAGGAAatctttgatttttgaaaaaaaaagtatttgaaaaatactttcaCCCATaacttataaaattcaaaatacaatatataaaattttcaacttcatgaTCATTAATCCATATTTTtattaactttcaaaatattttcgCAATTTCATAAACATGATCTAAA from Capsicum annuum cultivar UCD-10X-F1 unplaced genomic scaffold, UCD10Xv1.1 ctg76899, whole genome shotgun sequence encodes:
- the LOC124894690 gene encoding uncharacterized protein LOC124894690, producing MKKHKDNEFLYIVVSLTTFIQGFDHCRPVIVVNASYLRGLYNGTFVAACTMDGAGHIFPLAYGIVDSENDESWTWFFQNLTEAYGERELMCVVSDRNPSIIKVVAGVYNNVPHYACMWHLWGNVKKKIRKSHDALSEIFYTMAKSYSKSEFHNLMEKVEVVDVRANNYLELAGYNKWASSYAIVHKGWTLTSNIAESINTALVSARELPIYDFLEEVRLMFGRWNCENRQEALYARTDLIEKFQAILQQNEAECTRMKV